A genomic segment from Glycine soja cultivar W05 chromosome 18, ASM419377v2, whole genome shotgun sequence encodes:
- the LOC114397546 gene encoding RNA-binding protein pno1-like, with amino-acid sequence MESNQEASSMEVETVPSEAKLLPPKPKFEPLKPHEMSDGQVQFRKVNVPPHRYTPLKKAWMDIYTPIYEQMKIDVRMNLKARRVELKTRPDTPDISNLQKCADFVHAFMLGFDVIDAIALLRLDELYIESFEIKDVKTLRGDHLSRAIGRLSGKGGKTKFAIENASKTRIVIADTKIHILGSFANIKIARDSLCSLILGSPAGKMYSKLRAVTARLAERF; translated from the coding sequence ATGGAGTCAAATCAGGAAGCTTCTTCCATGGAAGTTGAGACTGTCCCATCTGAAGCCAAACTTTTGCCACCAAAGCCAAAGTTTGAGCCTTTGAAGCCTCATGAGATGTCTGATGGTCAGGTACAGTTCCGCAAGGTGAATGTTCCACCTCATCGTTATACCCCTCTCAAGAAAGCTTGGATGGACATCTATACTCCCATATATGAACAGATGAAAATTGATGTTCGTATGAATTTGAAGGCTCGTAGAGTGGAGCTGAAGACAAGGCCTGATACACCTGATATTAGTAACCTGCAAAAATGTGCTGATTTTGTCCATGCTTTCATGTTGGGTTTTGATGTCATAGATGCCATTGCTCTTCTGCGTTTGGATGAGCTCTACATTGAGTCCTTTGAGATCAAGGATGTTAAAACACTTCGAGGAGATCACTTGTCTCGTGCTATTGGAAGGTTGTCTGGTAAGGGTGGTAAAACAAAGTTTGCAATTGAGAATGCGTCGAAGACAAGAATCGTGATTGCTGACACCAAAATTCACATATTGGGATCTTTTGCCAACATAAAGATTGCCAGAGATTCTCTTTGTAGCCTGATTCTAGGATCACCAGCAGGAAAGATGTATTCAAAACTAAGGGCAGTTACTGCTAGATTGGCAGAAAGGTTTTGA
- the LOC114397696 gene encoding RNA-binding protein pno1-like — MESNQAASSMEVETVPSEAKLLPPKPKFEPLKPHEMSDGQVQFRKVNVPPHRYTPLKKAWMDIYTPIYEQMKIDVRMNLKARRVELKTRPDTPDISNLQKCADFVHAFMLGFDVIDAIALLRLDELYIESFEIKDVKTLRGDHLSRAIGRLSGKGGKTKFAIENASKTRIVIADTKIHILGSFANIKIARDSLCSLILGSPAGKVYSKLRAVTARLAERF, encoded by the coding sequence ATGGAGTCAAATCAGGCAGCTTCTTCTATGGAAGTTGAGACTGTCCCATCTGAAGCCAAACTTTTGCCACCAAAGCCAAAGTTTGAGCCTTTGAAGCCTCATGAGATGTCTGATGGTCAGGTACAGTTCCGCAAGGTGAATGTTCCACCTCATCGTTATACCCCTCTCAAGAAAGCTTGGATGGACATCTATACTCCCATATATGAACAGATGAAAATTGATGTTCGTATGAATTTGAAGGCTCGTAGAGTGGAGCTGAAGACAAGGCCTGATACACCTGATATTAGTAACCTGCAAAAATGTGCTGATTTTGTCCATGCTTTCATGCTGGGTTTTGATGTCATAGATGCCATTGCTCTTTTGCGTTTGGATGAGCTCTACATCGAGTCCTTTGAGATCAAGGATGTTAAAACTCTTCGAGGCGATCACTTGTCTCGTGCTATTGGAAGGTTATCTGGTAAAGGTGGTAAAACAAAGTTCGCAATTGAGAATGCATCAAAGACAAGGATTGTGATTGCTGACACCAAAATTCACATATTGGGATCTTTTGCCAACATAAAGATTGCCAGGGACTCTCTCTGTAGCCTGATCCTGGGATCACCCGCAGGAAAGGTGTATTCAAAACTTAGAGCAGTTACTGCCAGATTGGCAGAAAGGTTTTGA